The Hymenobacter oligotrophus genome has a window encoding:
- a CDS encoding DedA family protein has translation MEILKDFVDIVLHLDKHLAELIQQYDVWTYAILFLIIFVETGVVVLPFLPGDSLLFAAGSLAALPNSPLNVVLLMVLLIVAAVLGDALNYHIGDYIGPRVFRRDFRFLKREHLLRTQQFYEKHGAKTIIIARFVPIVRTFAPFIAGVGTMSYGKFLSYNLVGGVVWVTSLTMAGYFLGRIEFIQKNFGLFTLLIIAVSVLPVVVEFLKQRFASPAR, from the coding sequence ATGGAAATACTCAAGGACTTCGTTGACATTGTCCTGCACCTCGATAAGCACCTGGCCGAGCTGATTCAGCAGTACGATGTCTGGACTTACGCCATTCTGTTCCTGATCATCTTCGTCGAAACCGGCGTGGTGGTGCTGCCCTTCCTGCCCGGCGACTCGCTGCTGTTTGCGGCCGGCTCGCTGGCGGCGCTGCCCAACAGCCCCCTCAACGTGGTGCTGCTCATGGTGTTGCTCATTGTAGCGGCCGTGCTCGGCGATGCGCTCAACTACCACATCGGCGACTACATCGGGCCGCGCGTGTTCCGGCGCGATTTCCGCTTTCTAAAGCGCGAGCACCTATTGCGCACCCAGCAGTTCTACGAAAAGCACGGCGCCAAAACCATCATCATCGCCCGCTTTGTGCCCATCGTGCGCACGTTCGCGCCGTTTATTGCCGGCGTGGGCACCATGAGCTACGGCAAATTTTTGTCGTACAACCTAGTAGGCGGCGTGGTGTGGGTAACCTCGCTCACCATGGCCGGCTATTTCCTGGGCCGCATCGAGTTCATCCAGAAAAACTTTGGCCTGTTCACGCTGCTGATCATCGCCGTATCGGTACTTCCCGTGGTGGTGGAGTTTCTGAAACAGCGCTTTGCTTCGCCTGCTCGTTAA
- a CDS encoding shikimate dehydrogenase family protein, translated as MAREFGLIGKSLVHSFSPTYFSQKFEHLGLHDCTYEAFELEHVRDLPGLVAGRPSLQGLNVTIPYKEQILPYLDALDSSAARIGAVNVIQFDAERRLIGHNTDYVGFRDSLRRFYPLRAERAAALVLGTGGAAKAVEVALRELDIHYLFVSRDRLALGLTYAELTPELLAAHTLIINTTPLGTYPRVEECPAIPYEALTPQHYLFDLVYNPSETEFMRRGRAQGAQAQNGFEMLCLQAEAAWKIWNR; from the coding sequence ATGGCTCGTGAATTTGGCCTGATTGGCAAATCGTTGGTGCACTCGTTTTCGCCTACTTACTTCTCTCAAAAATTTGAGCACCTAGGCCTGCACGACTGCACCTACGAGGCCTTTGAGCTGGAGCACGTACGCGACCTACCCGGGTTGGTGGCCGGCCGGCCCAGTTTGCAGGGCCTTAACGTAACCATCCCGTACAAAGAGCAAATCCTGCCTTACCTCGATGCCCTCGATTCGTCAGCGGCACGCATTGGGGCCGTTAATGTTATTCAATTCGATGCCGAGCGGCGCCTCATCGGCCACAACACCGATTACGTAGGCTTTCGCGACTCGCTGCGGCGTTTTTACCCCTTGCGCGCCGAGCGGGCCGCGGCTCTGGTGCTGGGCACCGGCGGCGCGGCCAAAGCCGTGGAGGTAGCCCTGCGCGAGCTGGACATTCACTACCTGTTTGTCTCGCGCGACCGGTTGGCCCTGGGCCTTACCTACGCCGAGCTTACGCCCGAACTCCTGGCTGCGCACACGCTCATCATAAACACAACACCCCTGGGCACTTACCCCCGCGTGGAGGAGTGCCCGGCCATCCCTTACGAGGCCCTGACGCCCCAGCATTACCTCTTCGATTTGGTGTACAACCCCTCCGAAACCGAGTTTATGCGCCGCGGCCGGGCGCAGGGCGCACAGGCGCAAAACGGCTTCGAGATGCTGTGCCTGCAAGCCGAGGCCGCCTGGAAAATCTGGAACCGCTAA
- a CDS encoding sensor histidine kinase, translating into MEYSATSASLPASATTQPSSGRRLRYFAKLQWWPNAPGLASVPAWVHVLWVVLLVISDVLHSYSSLNGKNPPSTEMMVLRALLYDTIASLIFYLNWVVLIPRTLARNRLGAYVLGVLGLLLLYAPLRLGASWLVNSAALTTELQKYWLPVLFQFIVFGLMIIFISSGLKVTGDYLLAQRNRRELERQQLLTELSLLKMQVNPHFLFNTLNNIYSLASQKSDRAPEAVLRLSEIMRYMLYESAADAVPLSKELNHLRSFLDLQRLRLPANGADAIVFSTAGLSPDAAYPIAPMLLQPLVENAFKHGDLTARPAVVIELVLDAQGVLHFAVQNATAPAPASQGLEQPGGVGLVNLRRRLELLYPERHHLHISEQPGQHRVELTLLPA; encoded by the coding sequence GTGGAATACTCTGCTACTTCGGCCTCATTACCGGCATCGGCTACTACGCAGCCCTCCTCCGGGCGCCGCCTGCGCTATTTTGCCAAGCTACAGTGGTGGCCCAACGCGCCCGGCCTAGCCAGCGTGCCGGCCTGGGTGCACGTGTTGTGGGTGGTGCTGCTGGTGATATCGGACGTATTGCACAGCTACTCATCCCTCAACGGCAAAAACCCGCCCAGCACCGAGATGATGGTACTGCGGGCGCTACTCTACGATACCATCGCCTCGCTTATCTTTTACCTCAACTGGGTGGTGCTTATACCACGCACCTTGGCCCGGAACCGCCTCGGGGCTTACGTGCTGGGAGTGCTAGGTTTGCTGTTGCTGTATGCGCCGCTGCGCCTAGGTGCTTCGTGGCTGGTCAACAGCGCAGCCTTAACCACCGAACTACAGAAGTATTGGCTACCTGTGCTATTTCAGTTCATCGTGTTTGGGCTGATGATCATCTTCATCAGCTCGGGACTGAAGGTAACGGGCGACTACCTGCTGGCTCAGCGCAACCGCCGCGAGCTGGAGCGCCAGCAACTGCTCACCGAGCTGTCGTTGCTGAAAATGCAGGTAAACCCGCACTTCTTGTTCAACACGCTCAACAACATCTACTCGCTGGCCAGCCAGAAGTCGGACCGGGCGCCCGAGGCCGTGTTGCGCCTGTCCGAAATCATGCGCTACATGCTCTACGAAAGCGCTGCTGATGCTGTGCCGTTGAGCAAAGAGCTTAACCACCTCCGCAGCTTCTTGGATTTGCAGCGCCTGCGCCTGCCCGCCAACGGCGCCGATGCCATCGTGTTCAGCACCGCCGGGCTCAGCCCCGATGCAGCCTACCCCATTGCGCCCATGCTGCTGCAGCCCCTGGTGGAAAATGCTTTTAAGCACGGCGACCTCACGGCGCGGCCAGCAGTAGTAATTGAGTTGGTGCTCGATGCGCAGGGTGTACTGCACTTTGCCGTGCAAAACGCCACCGCACCCGCTCCAGCCAGCCAAGGCCTTGAGCAGCCGGGCGGGGTAGGGCTCGTAAACCTGCGCCGCCGCCTCGAGCTGCTCTACCCCGAGCGGCACCACCTGCACATCAGTGAGCAACCCGGGCAACACCGCGTGGAGCTAACCTTGTTGCCGGCCTAG
- a CDS encoding LytR/AlgR family response regulator transcription factor, with product MDNATPSRKLTCVIIDDEPLALDLLAGYCAQVPYLELKGQFHDALVGLAFVQDNPVDVVFVDIHMPRITGLQLVQLLPSPGPKVVFTTAYDQYAVQSYELSAADYLLKPIAFERFVQAVNKVRQAPATASAAPAAAPPLPALAETAPVPVVPDAMFVKNEHRLQRVAFNDILYIEGMKEYLMIYTLGSKILTLQSFKRVEEVLPPDRFARIHKSYIVALNHIEHVERSKVQVAGRLLPIGDTYRDSFAATIRAYNLL from the coding sequence ATGGACAACGCTACGCCCAGCCGCAAGCTTACCTGCGTCATCATCGACGACGAGCCCTTAGCCCTCGACCTGCTCGCCGGCTACTGCGCCCAGGTGCCGTACCTCGAGCTGAAGGGGCAGTTTCACGATGCGCTGGTGGGCTTGGCGTTTGTGCAGGACAACCCCGTGGACGTGGTGTTCGTCGATATTCACATGCCGCGCATTACGGGCTTGCAACTGGTGCAGCTGCTGCCCAGCCCGGGGCCCAAGGTTGTCTTCACCACCGCCTACGATCAGTACGCAGTGCAGAGCTACGAGCTGAGCGCAGCCGATTACCTGCTGAAGCCCATTGCGTTCGAGCGGTTTGTGCAGGCCGTAAACAAAGTGCGGCAGGCACCAGCTACGGCCTCGGCCGCGCCCGCAGCGGCCCCGCCGCTTCCGGCTTTGGCCGAAACAGCGCCGGTGCCCGTGGTGCCCGATGCCATGTTCGTGAAAAACGAGCACCGCCTGCAGCGCGTCGCCTTTAACGACATCCTCTACATCGAGGGCATGAAGGAGTACCTCATGATTTACACCCTAGGTAGCAAAATCCTCACGCTGCAATCGTTCAAAAGGGTAGAGGAGGTGTTGCCGCCCGATCGGTTTGCGCGCATACACAAGTCGTACATCGTGGCGCTCAACCACATCGAGCACGTGGAGCGCAGCAAAGTGCAGGTGGCCGGCCGCCTGCTGCCCATTGGCGACACCTACCGCGACTCCTTTGCGGCTACCATTAGGGCGTACAACCTGCTGTAA
- a CDS encoding ABC transporter permease yields MSLALPSVASPSFAQQLARSLSADALKLRRTAALWLALGSGALPVLLSFCIYYFKGHQILKPGQAPWASYVMQNWQTATGLLLPLFVVLLTSLVLHIENKANAWKHLYAQPASRLALFSSKLLLLLGLNLLAQVLYAVLLVLSGYLLGVLRPELHFLDHAAPVQAVALQLSHTYLATLGILALQYLAAQWWRSFVAPVAIGMGCVVAALALLRWEHIAWVPYASPLLSLGNFVPGRAELTVASKLPLNELTSLACFAGTLLVGYVAMGFRHERVK; encoded by the coding sequence ATGAGCCTTGCCCTACCTTCCGTTGCCTCACCCTCGTTTGCCCAACAGCTAGCCCGCAGCCTCTCGGCCGATGCGCTTAAGCTGCGCCGCACGGCTGCCTTGTGGCTGGCCCTAGGTAGCGGGGCGCTGCCGGTGCTGCTGTCGTTCTGCATCTACTACTTCAAGGGGCATCAAATCCTGAAGCCGGGCCAGGCGCCGTGGGCCTCGTACGTGATGCAGAACTGGCAAACGGCCACGGGCTTGCTGCTGCCGCTGTTTGTGGTGCTGCTCACCAGCCTGGTGCTGCACATCGAAAACAAAGCCAACGCCTGGAAGCACTTGTACGCGCAGCCGGCCAGCCGTTTGGCGCTGTTTAGCAGCAAGTTGCTGCTGCTGCTGGGCCTCAACTTGCTGGCGCAAGTGCTCTACGCGGTGCTGCTGGTACTGTCGGGGTATTTGTTGGGCGTGCTGCGGCCCGAGCTGCACTTTCTCGACCATGCTGCGCCCGTGCAAGCCGTGGCTCTGCAACTCTCCCACACGTACTTGGCTACCCTAGGTATTCTGGCGCTGCAATACCTGGCGGCGCAGTGGTGGCGCTCGTTTGTAGCCCCGGTGGCCATTGGTATGGGGTGCGTGGTAGCGGCCCTAGCGCTACTCCGGTGGGAGCACATCGCGTGGGTGCCCTACGCCTCGCCGCTGCTGTCGCTCGGCAATTTTGTACCGGGACGGGCAGAGCTTACAGTCGCCTCAAAACTGCCCCTCAACGAGCTAACCTCGTTGGCCTGCTTTGCCGGTACCCTGCTGGTGGGTTACGTGGCCATGGGCTTCCGGCACGAGCGTGTGAAATAG
- a CDS encoding RNA polymerase sigma factor, whose product MSALAAAFGGTSLGRLVGGLSASSATAEPEVKPAPARPLQPSSRWSEAELIDACLDGSRVAQKELYTRYASRMLAVCARYSQTTFEAEDVLQEGFVTVFSNLRHFRRECPLEFWIRRIMINAALRQHRRNAPMLAVTESEYPEAIADEELILSNYSFDELLKMVQELAPRYRMVFNLFAIEGYGHKEIGDMLGISEGTSKSQYSRARAILKAKLERLDQRCNDTRFQ is encoded by the coding sequence ATGAGCGCCTTGGCCGCTGCCTTTGGAGGCACCAGCTTGGGGCGGCTGGTGGGAGGGCTTTCGGCATCGTCGGCAACGGCTGAGCCCGAGGTGAAGCCCGCGCCCGCCCGCCCGCTGCAGCCCTCGAGCCGCTGGAGCGAGGCCGAGCTGATCGACGCCTGCCTCGACGGCAGCCGCGTGGCCCAGAAAGAGCTGTACACGCGCTACGCCAGCCGCATGCTGGCCGTGTGTGCCCGTTACTCGCAAACCACTTTCGAGGCCGAAGATGTGCTGCAAGAAGGGTTTGTGACGGTGTTCAGCAACCTGCGCCATTTCCGGCGCGAGTGCCCGCTCGAGTTCTGGATTCGGCGCATCATGATTAACGCCGCGCTGCGGCAGCACCGCCGCAACGCGCCCATGCTGGCCGTTACCGAAAGCGAATACCCCGAAGCCATAGCCGACGAAGAGCTCATCCTCTCGAACTATTCCTTCGACGAATTACTCAAGATGGTGCAGGAGCTAGCCCCGCGCTACCGCATGGTGTTCAACCTGTTTGCCATCGAAGGCTACGGCCACAAAGAAATTGGCGATATGCTGGGCATATCGGAGGGTACCAGCAAATCGCAGTACTCCCGCGCCCGGGCCATTCTCAAAGCCAAGCTCGAACGTCTCGACCAACGTTGCAATGACACCCGTTTCCAATAA
- a CDS encoding TonB-dependent receptor domain-containing protein: MKNAVLLLLASSGLLAGNALAQNPATRPAGPPAGAPTGAPGGASAKSPLLAAPAPRGNGRISGKVVDAATKQPVEFATVALLPAQGEQPLDGAVADDKGNFSIKGLAEGSYRLSVSFIGYGSLVQPVTLAEGKMSLDLGNIALQSQAKQLNEVTVTGERPVVESKPDRLVYNATQDATNRGGTAADVLRKAPMVSVDPDGNLQLRGSGNVRVLINGKPSAVVAGDVAQALKQLPADQIKNVEVITNPSAKYDSEGTAGIINIVLKENNLQGVNGNVGLAAGTRNSNANLGLNARRGKVGLTAALNGFGFYAPGVQGVDRVDRAVVAVERDANGIEKRIITEGYLTQRNNGFGGGGGGNGRVGLDWEPAPNHAFNVTWNGNMFRNRFDVDVLSQYRVAEGEPLSARNNFERDLAQQFRTQSYDLTGSYTRSFGQQSRREWTVLAQHSRNRNRRFYTLDEFALGGSDADAYYREESPNIARNLETTIQTDYVHPLSDKQTVEIGGKTIMRNVRSDFRLSNAFGSGPLVEDAPRTNVYDYNQDVQAMYATYGTALGKKYNVRLGGRLERTELGGNFQGEADRFSTDYTNLLPNVSLTRNLKQQGSTVRLSYSRRIQRPSIFFLNPYRNQIDPYNVQFGNPKLDAEFSDNYEANWNTFVKGSVINITAYSRITNNAIEAKRETTTGTDPQGREISIVETTYGNIARNQTFGLNLFGSVKPLPKWDISGNVSVYYVYLKSGALNTSNRGLVYSTNINSGYKFDKGYSLQFFGMLNSPRIQLQGKSSPWQMYSFGLRKNFLKDKGDLTLNADNPFTKYVRLTNDFRTAFSEQTNTTKVYNRGVRLAFSYRFGKLENKPQRPKRSIRNDDQKAGDGGGQGGN, translated from the coding sequence ATGAAAAACGCCGTACTGCTTTTGCTCGCTTCGTCGGGCCTGCTTGCCGGCAATGCCCTTGCCCAAAACCCGGCTACTCGGCCTGCTGGCCCGCCGGCGGGTGCGCCCACAGGGGCTCCGGGCGGCGCCAGCGCCAAATCGCCGCTGCTGGCAGCGCCGGCCCCGCGCGGCAACGGCCGCATTAGCGGCAAGGTGGTAGACGCAGCAACCAAGCAACCGGTGGAGTTTGCTACCGTGGCCCTGCTGCCTGCGCAAGGCGAGCAGCCGCTCGACGGCGCCGTGGCCGACGACAAAGGCAATTTCAGCATCAAAGGCTTGGCCGAAGGCTCGTACCGCTTGTCGGTAAGCTTTATTGGCTACGGCAGCTTGGTGCAGCCCGTTACGCTGGCCGAGGGCAAAATGAGCCTCGACCTAGGCAACATTGCGCTGCAGTCGCAGGCAAAGCAGCTAAACGAAGTAACGGTAACCGGCGAGCGGCCCGTGGTGGAAAGCAAGCCCGACCGCTTGGTGTACAACGCCACGCAAGATGCTACCAACCGCGGCGGCACCGCCGCCGACGTGCTGCGCAAGGCCCCGATGGTGAGCGTTGACCCCGACGGCAACCTGCAGTTGCGCGGCTCGGGCAACGTGCGCGTGCTCATCAACGGCAAGCCCTCGGCCGTGGTGGCCGGCGACGTGGCCCAGGCCCTCAAGCAACTGCCCGCCGACCAGATCAAGAACGTGGAGGTGATTACCAACCCCTCGGCCAAGTACGACTCGGAAGGCACGGCGGGCATCATCAACATTGTGCTGAAGGAGAACAACCTGCAGGGCGTGAACGGCAACGTGGGCTTGGCTGCTGGCACGCGCAACTCCAACGCCAACCTAGGCCTGAACGCGCGCCGCGGCAAGGTAGGCCTTACGGCTGCGCTCAACGGCTTTGGCTTTTACGCGCCGGGCGTGCAGGGCGTCGACCGCGTGGACCGTGCTGTGGTAGCGGTGGAGCGCGACGCCAACGGCATCGAGAAGCGCATCATCACCGAAGGCTACCTGACGCAGCGCAACAACGGCTTTGGCGGCGGCGGCGGCGGCAACGGCCGCGTGGGCCTCGATTGGGAGCCCGCTCCGAACCATGCCTTCAACGTTACCTGGAACGGCAACATGTTCCGCAACCGCTTCGATGTGGACGTGCTGAGCCAATACCGCGTGGCCGAAGGCGAGCCGCTGAGCGCGCGCAACAACTTCGAGCGCGACCTGGCGCAGCAGTTTCGCACGCAGAGCTACGACCTTACGGGCTCGTACACGCGCAGCTTCGGCCAGCAAAGCCGCCGCGAGTGGACGGTGCTGGCCCAACACTCGCGCAACCGCAACCGCCGCTTCTACACCCTTGATGAGTTTGCCCTAGGTGGCTCCGACGCCGACGCGTACTACCGCGAGGAAAGCCCCAACATTGCGCGCAACCTCGAAACCACCATCCAAACCGACTACGTGCACCCGCTGTCGGACAAGCAAACGGTGGAAATCGGCGGCAAAACCATCATGCGCAACGTGCGCAGCGACTTCCGCCTCAGCAACGCCTTCGGTAGCGGCCCGCTGGTAGAAGACGCCCCGCGCACCAACGTGTACGACTACAACCAGGACGTGCAGGCCATGTACGCCACCTACGGCACGGCCCTAGGTAAAAAATACAACGTGCGCCTCGGGGGCCGCCTGGAGCGCACCGAGTTGGGCGGCAACTTTCAGGGCGAGGCCGACCGCTTCAGCACCGATTACACCAACCTGCTGCCCAACGTGTCGCTCACGCGCAACCTCAAGCAGCAAGGCTCCACGGTGCGCCTTAGCTACTCGCGCCGTATTCAGCGCCCCAGCATTTTCTTCCTGAACCCCTACCGCAACCAGATCGACCCGTACAACGTGCAGTTTGGCAACCCCAAGCTCGACGCCGAATTCTCGGACAACTACGAGGCGAACTGGAACACCTTCGTGAAGGGTTCGGTCATCAACATTACGGCGTACTCGCGCATCACCAACAACGCCATCGAGGCCAAGCGCGAAACCACCACGGGCACCGACCCGCAGGGCCGCGAAATTAGCATCGTCGAGACCACCTACGGCAACATTGCCCGCAACCAAACCTTTGGCCTAAACCTGTTTGGCTCGGTGAAACCCCTGCCCAAGTGGGACATCAGCGGCAACGTGAGCGTATACTACGTGTACTTGAAAAGCGGCGCGCTGAACACCTCGAACCGCGGCCTGGTGTATTCCACCAACATCAACTCGGGCTACAAATTTGACAAGGGCTACAGCCTGCAGTTCTTCGGCATGCTCAACTCGCCGCGCATTCAGCTGCAAGGCAAGTCGTCGCCGTGGCAGATGTACTCGTTTGGCCTGCGCAAGAACTTCCTGAAAGACAAAGGCGACCTGACGCTGAACGCCGATAACCCCTTCACCAAGTACGTGCGCCTCACCAACGATTTCCGCACGGCCTTTTCCGAGCAAACCAACACCACCAAGGTGTACAACCGCGGCGTGCGCCTGGCCTTTAGCTACCGCTTTGGCAAGCTCGAGAACAAGCCGCAACGCCCGAAACGCAGCATCCGCAACGACGACCAGAAAGCCGGCGACGGCGGCGGCCAGGGCGGCAACTAA
- a CDS encoding ABC transporter ATP-binding protein: MPTAELLAETSHLSFRFGQRQVLHDVNLHVPQGSIYGFLGPNGAGKSTTLRILLGLLPSPAGSVQLFGHDLGRHRLQVLDRVGALIEMPSLYDHLSGLQNLEATRRLRGLAKGRSEEVLEVVGLTADGHRAAGEYSLGMRQRLGLALALLPDPELLILDEPTNGLDPTGIIEVRELLRRLQQEHGKTILLSSHLISEIERVATHVGVIQQGRLVFQGSLAALQHRQHGHTQLIIETDDAATCRNLLPQDLGAATVVGPGTLALPYHSQEQAAYLAQQLVAAGQPLYGLRCQQQSLEQTFLHLTETATAQ, encoded by the coding sequence ATGCCCACAGCCGAACTACTCGCCGAAACCAGCCACCTCTCCTTCCGCTTTGGCCAGCGCCAAGTGCTACACGATGTAAACCTACACGTGCCACAAGGCAGCATCTACGGTTTTCTGGGGCCGAACGGCGCCGGAAAAAGCACCACCCTGCGCATCCTGCTGGGCTTGCTGCCCAGCCCGGCCGGCTCGGTGCAGCTGTTTGGCCACGACCTAGGGCGCCACCGCCTGCAGGTGCTGGACCGAGTGGGCGCCCTCATCGAAATGCCCTCGCTTTACGACCACCTCTCGGGCCTGCAAAACCTGGAGGCCACGCGCCGCCTGCGCGGCCTGGCCAAGGGCCGCTCCGAAGAGGTGCTGGAAGTGGTAGGCCTGACAGCTGATGGGCACCGGGCAGCCGGCGAGTACTCCCTGGGTATGCGCCAACGACTAGGCTTGGCCCTAGCCCTGCTGCCCGACCCCGAGCTGCTCATCCTCGACGAGCCCACCAACGGCCTCGACCCCACCGGCATTATCGAGGTGCGCGAGCTGCTGCGCCGCCTGCAGCAGGAGCACGGCAAAACCATTCTGCTCTCCAGTCACCTCATCAGCGAAATTGAGCGCGTGGCTACCCACGTGGGCGTAATTCAGCAGGGGCGGTTGGTGTTTCAGGGCAGCTTGGCGGCCTTGCAACACCGGCAGCACGGCCACACGCAGCTCATCATCGAAACCGACGACGCGGCCACCTGCCGCAACCTGCTGCCCCAAGACCTAGGCGCCGCCACCGTGGTGGGCCCCGGCACGCTGGCTTTGCCCTACCACTCGCAAGAGCAAGCCGCCTACTTAGCCCAGCAGCTGGTAGCTGCGGGCCAACCGCTGTACGGCTTGCGTTGCCAGCAACAGAGCCTCGAGCAAACCTTCCTGCACCTCACCGAAACCGCTACCGCCCAATGA
- the wrbA gene encoding NAD(P)H:quinone oxidoreductase has product MKTLVLFYSTYGHVWTLAEAIAAGAREVEGNQVDVMRVPETLPQELLEQIGAAQAQQAYAHIPVAKPEDLVNYDAIIFGTPTRYGNVASQMQAFLDGTGGLWAKGALVGKVGGAFVSTATAHGGQETTIRSLHTELFHHGMVLVGLPYAWQGQTRIDEVTGGTPYGASTIAGGRGERLPSENELEGARHQGKYTAEIASKLARP; this is encoded by the coding sequence ATGAAGACCCTGGTTTTGTTTTACTCCACCTACGGCCACGTCTGGACGTTGGCTGAAGCCATTGCCGCAGGCGCCCGCGAAGTGGAGGGCAACCAAGTTGACGTGATGCGCGTGCCCGAAACGCTGCCGCAGGAGCTGCTGGAGCAAATTGGCGCGGCGCAGGCCCAGCAGGCGTACGCCCACATTCCGGTAGCCAAGCCCGAAGACCTGGTGAATTACGACGCCATCATCTTCGGTACGCCCACGCGCTACGGCAACGTGGCCAGCCAAATGCAGGCATTCCTCGACGGCACCGGCGGCCTGTGGGCGAAAGGTGCGCTGGTAGGCAAAGTAGGCGGCGCTTTTGTGAGCACGGCCACGGCCCACGGCGGCCAAGAAACCACCATTCGCTCGTTGCACACCGAGCTGTTCCACCACGGCATGGTGCTCGTGGGCTTGCCCTACGCGTGGCAAGGCCAAACCCGTATTGATGAAGTAACCGGCGGCACGCCCTACGGCGCCAGCACCATTGCCGGCGGCCGCGGCGAGCGTTTGCCCAGCGAAAACGAGCTGGAAGGCGCCCGCCACCAAGGCAAGTACACCGCCGAAATTGCCAGCAAGCTCGCCCGCCCCTAA